One Clostridiaceae bacterium DNA segment encodes these proteins:
- a CDS encoding amidohydrolase has translation MNTEKLDELHKYSVKIRRKLHEYPEIGFDLDRTVGLVSKELENMGIPYTHKYGKGSVVAEIGNTGKIVALRADMDGLPVEEKSNLPYSSKIPGQMHACGHDSHTAILLAVAKYLKENEKSFPGRVRLIFQPSEEGAVSGAKMMVDNGVCDGVDHIICTHCENTLETGKIGIHYGDYMAACIPATIRFLGKTSHATLPEFGIDANAMAVEAYQKMRDMVKEEADQIPYIWSVGKIKGGHVHNVISDLCEMDISFRFFDMDFADRVGKRVKEICTDIAKKYGGNVEIIWNMSTGPVRNDEKILNDFVKIVKSVNLEVEEVPRKMSSEDFGWYLTKVPGMLFRFGTENKRCGKLTVAHNNDFVIDEDGMKSAILAFCSYILDISNFKY, from the coding sequence ATGAATACAGAAAAACTTGATGAATTGCATAAATATTCAGTAAAAATCAGAAGAAAGCTACACGAATATCCTGAGATTGGTTTTGATTTGGACAGAACGGTCGGGCTTGTTTCAAAAGAGCTCGAAAATATGGGTATACCATACACCCATAAATACGGAAAAGGAAGTGTTGTTGCCGAAATAGGAAATACCGGAAAAATTGTTGCCCTTCGCGCAGATATGGATGGACTTCCTGTTGAAGAGAAATCAAACCTTCCCTATTCTTCAAAAATTCCCGGACAGATGCACGCCTGCGGTCACGACTCTCATACCGCTATACTTTTGGCAGTTGCAAAATATTTAAAAGAAAATGAAAAATCTTTCCCCGGCAGAGTAAGACTGATTTTCCAACCAAGCGAAGAAGGAGCAGTCAGTGGTGCAAAAATGATGGTAGATAACGGAGTTTGCGATGGTGTTGACCATATAATATGCACACATTGTGAAAACACTCTTGAAACAGGTAAAATTGGAATTCACTATGGTGACTATATGGCGGCATGCATACCTGCAACCATACGCTTTTTAGGAAAGACCTCACATGCCACACTTCCCGAGTTCGGCATTGATGCTAACGCAATGGCTGTAGAAGCATATCAGAAAATGCGAGACATGGTAAAGGAAGAAGCAGATCAAATTCCCTATATCTGGTCAGTGGGCAAAATAAAGGGCGGCCATGTACACAACGTTATTTCCGACTTATGTGAAATGGATATTTCCTTCCGTTTTTTCGATATGGATTTTGCAGACCGCGTGGGTAAACGGGTTAAAGAAATCTGTACGGATATAGCAAAGAAATATGGCGGAAATGTAGAAATAATCTGGAACATGAGTACGGGTCCGGTACGTAATGACGAGAAAATTCTAAATGATTTTGTGAAGATAGTAAAAAGTGTAAATTTAGAAGTTGAAGAAGTACCTCGCAAAATGAGTTCAGAAGACTTTGGCTGGTATCTTACTAAAGTGCCGGGGATGTTGTTCCGCTTTGGTACAGAAAATAAAAGATGCGGAAAACTTACTGTTGCACACAATAATGACTTCGTGATTGATGAAGACGGTATGAAAAGTGCAATACTTGCTTTTTGTTCCTATATATTAGATATTAGCAATTTTAAATATTAA
- a CDS encoding OFA family MFS transporter, whose amino-acid sequence MRNFKGWIVTSAATGINLILGVLYIWSIMSKALIKEFGWTSTEASLPYTVCTLVFAVIMIFAGKFQDIKGPRLISTIGGILLGCGLLLSGITSNPLMMVLTFGILGGAGIGFCYAATTPSAVKWFPVNKKGLISGIVVSGVGFAAVYISPLTNSLLLSYGISKAFFYLGTGAFILLILFSQLLFDAPTAQPAKTSSSVNRKQSSEPENNMDYDWKDMLKTPNFYKLWIMYAFTSSAGLMIIGHIANIAIKQAQWENGYMLVVLLAIFNTLGRIIGGFVSDRFGHTNTMRFIFLLQAVNMAFFSQYLSYGSLSVGVAIAGLCYGALFSVFPAATAESYGIKNLGVNYGLVFTAWGFGGVIGPMLAARIIDSTGSYNASYVVSAALLIIASALTFLRQRAVKN is encoded by the coding sequence ATGCGTAATTTCAAAGGATGGATTGTAACTTCTGCTGCCACAGGTATTAATCTAATATTGGGTGTACTATATATATGGAGTATTATGAGTAAGGCATTGATAAAAGAGTTCGGATGGACCAGTACAGAGGCTTCATTGCCTTATACTGTTTGTACACTTGTCTTTGCAGTTATAATGATTTTTGCAGGAAAGTTTCAGGATATAAAAGGTCCGAGGCTAATCTCCACTATTGGAGGAATTCTTTTGGGGTGCGGACTTTTATTGTCCGGCATAACAAGTAATCCTTTAATGATGGTATTGACTTTCGGCATTTTAGGTGGTGCCGGAATAGGTTTTTGTTATGCGGCTACAACACCTTCAGCGGTAAAATGGTTCCCGGTAAATAAAAAAGGTTTAATTTCCGGAATAGTTGTTTCGGGTGTAGGTTTTGCAGCTGTCTATATATCTCCTCTGACAAACAGCCTGTTACTAAGCTATGGCATTTCAAAGGCATTTTTTTACCTTGGAACTGGTGCCTTTATACTATTGATTCTCTTTTCCCAGCTTTTATTTGATGCTCCCACGGCGCAACCAGCAAAAACATCATCTTCGGTTAATAGAAAACAGAGTTCAGAGCCTGAAAACAATATGGACTATGACTGGAAAGATATGTTGAAGACACCGAACTTCTATAAACTATGGATTATGTATGCTTTCACTTCTTCCGCAGGTCTGATGATAATCGGTCATATTGCGAATATAGCAATAAAGCAGGCTCAATGGGAAAATGGCTACATGCTTGTAGTACTGCTTGCCATTTTCAATACATTAGGCAGGATTATAGGTGGTTTTGTTTCTGACAGGTTCGGACATACAAATACAATGAGGTTTATATTCTTATTACAGGCAGTTAATATGGCCTTTTTCAGCCAATACTTATCCTATGGTTCTCTTTCTGTAGGTGTAGCTATTGCCGGACTATGTTATGGAGCCCTATTCTCTGTTTTTCCGGCTGCTACGGCTGAATCATATGGCATAAAAAATCTGGGAGTTAATTATGGTCTGGTATTTACTGCCTGGGGGTTTGGAGGAGTTATTGGGCCGATGTTGGCAGCCAGAATTATTGATTCTACTGGAAGTTATAATGCTTCTTATGTTGTATCTGCCGCACTGCTTATAATTGCATCAGCTCTTACCTTCCTTAGGCAGAGAGCAGTAAAGAATTAA